The following are from one region of the Poecilia reticulata strain Guanapo linkage group LG7, Guppy_female_1.0+MT, whole genome shotgun sequence genome:
- the fmnl3 gene encoding formin-like protein 3 isoform X2, with amino-acid sequence MGNVESVDGQSEMKHHIMPLKVPMPDPTELEEKFAIVLNSMNLPPDKARLLRQYDNEKKWDLICDQERFQVKNPPHTYIQKLRGYLDPGVTRKKFRRRVQESTKVLRELEISLRTNHIGWVREFLNDENRGLDVLVEYLSFAQCAVMLDFEGLENGEDGFLDKAKSWSRSIEDLHHMGTQPFCNTLVRSARQSVLRYGSVSNSKTIKNSRLVSQKDDVHVCIMCLRAIMNYQYGFNMVMSHAHAVNEIALSLNNKNPRTKALVLELLAAVCLVRGGHEIILSAFDNFKEVCKEKHRFERLMDYFRSEEGNIDFMVACMQFINIVVHSVEDMNFRVHLQFEFTKLGLDEYLEKSKHTESDKLSVQIQAYLDNVFDVGGLLEDAETKNAALEKVEELEEHLSHVTEKLLEVENETMMKVADLEKLLLQKDKDLQAIRETYESTNTQVNTLRRMIKEKDAAFQRQVNIERRLLELEQQGTIRLHKKPDGDISIEPLGVGGGGIGITLGNVGQLMFGSTAGLTEPGGPDTSLPPASEAPPPPPPPPPPPPPLPSASAVPVPPPPPPPLPPPLPDASPSVIMTLGLSAIRIKKPIKTKFRLPVFNWTALKPNQINGTVFNEIDDERVLEELDLERFEELFKTRAQGPVVDLSCTKSKVSQKAVNKVTLLDANRSKNLAITLRKANKTTEEICRAIEKFDLKALPVDFVECLMRFLPTEAEVKVLRQYERERRPLDQLAEEDRFMLLFSKIERLTQRMNIITFVGNFADSIGMLTPQLNAIIAASGSVKSSPKLKRMLEIILALGNYMNSSKRGSVYGFKLQSLDLLLDTKSTDRKMTLLHYIALIVKEKYPELANFYNELHFVDKAAAVSLENVLLDVRELGKGMELIRRECSLHDHPVLKGFVQASDPQLDKLQRDAKTAEEAFNSVVSYFGESAKTTPPSVFFPVFVRFIKAYKDAVEENELKKKQEEAMREKLLAQEAKQHDPKVQAQKKRHQQQELIAELRKRQAKDHRPVYEGKDGTIEDIITDLRNQPFLRVDALIRSGWKRP; translated from the exons ATGGGTAACGTGGAGAGTGTTGACGGCCAGTCGGAGATGAAGCATCACATCATGCCTCTGAAGGTGCCCATGCCTGACCCCACCGAGCTGGAGGAGAAGTTTGCCATTGTTTTG aattCCATGAATCTGCCTCCGGATAAAGCTCGGCTCCTCAGGCAGTACGACAACGAAAAGAAGTGGGATTTGATCTGCGATCAG GAGAGGTTTCAGGTGAAGAACCCCCCGCACACCTACATCCAGAAGCTCAGAGGATACTTAGACCCAGGAGTCACGCGGAAG AAATTTCGGCGGCGTGTGCAGGAATCCACAAAAGTCCTGAGGGAGCTGGAGATATCACTGCGGACCAACCACATTGG GTGGGTCAGGGAGTTCCTCAATGACGAGAACAGAGGTCTTGATGTCCTGGTTGAGTACCTCTCCTTTGCCCAGTGTGCTGTCAT GTTGGATTTTGAGGGGCTGGAAAATGGGGAGGATGGCTTCTTGGACAAAGCTAAATCATGGAGCAGGTCCATAGAGGATCTGCACCATATGGGCACCCAACCCTTCTGCAACACGCTGGTGCGCTCTGCCCGCCAGTCTGTCCTGCG CTACGGATCCGTTTCAAACAGCAAAACCATCAAGAACTCGAGGCTCGTGAGCCAAAAAGAtgatgtgcatgtgtgcatcATGTGCTTGAGAGCAATCATGAACTATCAG TATGGCTTCAATATGGTCATGTCTCATGCACATGCTGTCAATGAAATCGCTCTCAGCCTGAACAATAAGAACCCACG GACAAAGGCGTTGGTCCTCGAGCTCCTTGCTGCTGTCTGTCTTGTTCGAGGAGGTCATGAAATCATCCTTTCAGCTTTTGATAACTTCAAAGAG gtttgTAAAGAGAAGCATCGCTTCGAGAGACTGATGGATTACTTTCGTAGTGAGGAGGGAAACATCGACTTCATG GTTGCGTGCATGCAGTTTATTAACATCGTGGTCCACTCGGTCGAAGACATGAACTTCAGAGTCCATTTGCAGTTTGAATTCACCAAGCTGGGACTTGATGAATACCTAGAG AAATCAAAGCACACGGAGAGCGACAAGCTGTCAGTGCAGATCCAGGCCTACCTGGACAACGTGTTTGACGTGGGTGGCCTCCTGGAGGATGCCGAGACGAAAAATGCGGCTctggagaaggtggaggagctggaggagcacCTGTCCCAT GTGACTGAGAAGCTGCTGGAAGTGGAGAATGAAACGATGATGAAAGTCGCAGATTTGGAGAAGCTTTTACTCCAGAAAGATAAAGATCTGCAAGCAATACGG GAGACGTACGAGTCGACCAACACCCAGGTTAACACCCTGAGGAGGATGATCAAGGAGAAGGATGCTGCGTTCCAGAGGCAGGTCAACATCGAGCGGCGGCTGCTGGAGCTGGAACAGCAGGGCACCATCCGTTTGCACAAGAAGCCCGATGGCGACATCTCTATCGAGCCGCTGGGCGTCGGGGGTGGCGGGATCGGGATCACTTTGGGGAACGTTGGCCAGCTGATGTTCGGTTCCACGGCTGGGCTGACAGAACCCGGAGGACCAGACACCAGCTTGCCACCCGCGAGTGAAGCTCCACCGCCTCCTCCACCGCCTCCACCACCTCCCCCTCCTCTGCCTTCTGCTTCAG CTGTTCCAGTTccaccgcctcctcctcctccacttccgCCTCCACTGCCAGATGCTTCTCCCTCCGTCATCATGACCCTGGGTCTGTCAG CAATCAGAATCAAGAAGCCAATCAAGACGAAGTTCCGTCTGCCCGTATTTAACTGGACGGCCCTGAAGCCCAATCAGATCAACGGCACTGTCTTCAACGAGATCGATGATGAGCGTGTGCTGGAG GAGCTGGATCTGGAGAGGTTCGAGGAGTTGTTTAAGACGAGAGCCCAGGGCCCTGTTGTGGATCTTTCTTGCACAAAGAGTAAAGTCTCTCAGAAGGCGGTAAACAAAGTCACTCTGCTTGACGCCAATCGGTCTAAAAACCTGGCCATCACGCTGCGGAAAGCCAACAAGACCACAGAGGAGATCTGCAGAGCAATTGAGAA GTTCGACCTCAAGGCTCTGCCTGTGGACTTTGTGGAGTGCCTGATGCGCTTCCTGCCCACCGAGGCGGAGGTGAAGGTGCTCCGTCAGTACGAGCGCGAGCGTCGTCCGCTGGACCAGCTGGCCGAGGAGGACCGCTTCATGTTGCTGTTCAGCAAGATTGAGCGGCTCACCCAGAGGATGAACATCATCACCTTTGTCGGGAACTTTGCGGACAGCATCGGCATGCTCACCCCGCAGCTCAACGCCATCATCGCTGCGTCTGGCTCGGTGAAGTCCTCGCCGAAGCTGAAGAGGATGCTCGAG ATCATCTTAGCTTTGGGAAACTACATGAACAGCAGTAAACGTGGCAGTGTTTATGGCTTTAAGTTACAAAGTCTTGATCTG CTGCTGGACACAAAGTCCACGGACAGGAAAATGACTCTGCTCCACTACATCGCTCTTATTGTGAAGGAGAAGTACCCAGAACTGGCCAACTTCTACAATGAACTGCACTTTGTGGATAAAGCTGCGGCGG TGTCTCTGGAAAACGTGCTGCTTGACGTCCGAGAGCTGGGCAAAGGCATGGAGCTGATCCGAAGGGAGTGCAGTCTCCATGACCATCCGGTGCTGAAAGGTTTCGTCCAGGCCAGCGATCCGCAGCTGGACAAGCTGCAGCGGGACGCCAAGACGGCAGAG GAAGCCTTCAACAGTGTGGTGAGCTACTTCGGAGAGAGCGCCAAGACGACTCCGCCCTCGGTGTTCTTCCCCGTGTTTGTGCGCTTCATCAAGGCCTACAAG GATGCTGTGGAAGAAAAcgaactgaagaaaaaacaagaagaagccATGAGAGAAAAGTTACTGGCTCAGGAGGCAAAACAGCATGACCCCAAG GTCCAGGCGCAAAAGAAGAGGcaccagcagcaggagctgaTCGCAGAGCTGCGGAAGCGGCAAGCCAAAGACCATCGACCGGTGTACGAGGGCAAAGACGGCACCATCGAGGACATCATCACAG